ACCAAGGTGAATGACTTCGCCCACCGCTTCAGCACCAAGCCGCATGATGCCGAAACCGGCCTCTACTACTACGGTTACAGATACTATGATCCCGTCACGGGAAGATGGCCATCCAGAGACCCCATTGAGGAGAAGGGCGGTCTGAACCTTTATAGCTTTATTGGAAACGATGGCTTAAATAATTGGGATTACCTTGGACGGGATAAAAATGCAGATGCAGAGAAGGAAATCAGTTGCATTTGCACCGTTAATACCAACTGTGAATGCAAGTGCAAGAAGGAGGGGGAAGAGCTGCAAGAGGGTGCTTGTGGTGCATATAACGCTCTTGGAGAAGCAACGGAGCCAACTAAGCAAGAAGCCTTGAAGCGAGCTAACATTGAGCTTCTTATTGATGCCTCTGAAGGCTGCTTTGCAAAAAAATGTCCGCTGAAAGAAGGGGGCGCTTGCCAGCCAACATATGGACCAAAAGATGTAAATTGCCGTTGTTTTGATGAAACAGGAAATCCAGTTTAAGGCCGTTATTGTTTGTTCTGTGCTGCTGTTATTCGGAGTGCTTTCAATTTCAATATATGTAAAAAAACGCATCGGAAGTGATCCATTTAAGGGGGGGCTTTATCCGCACAAAGTCGAAAATCTTACTCCAGATGAATATGTGAATTCAATACCAGCGGTGCAGATAGAAAGCGATTCTCCCTCTGCGTTTTATGCCTCCTGGGAACATGCAAATCACGCCAAAGAAATCAAGGTTGTGAACGCTTCAACTAGGAGCGAGGCTCTAGGTTCGCTACGAGAGGCATATTCCATTCTTCTCGGTCTTGAAGAATACCGCAGTGATTGGAAACCTCATCTTGTTAGAGCTAAAATTAATGATCTAAGGATTGAGATTAAAGAATGCTACAAAGGGATGAGAGAAGATGGAGAATAGGGTAATTGTTGGGCAATGCAACCTTCCCACGCTGGCGCAGCAAAAACCCCAGCCTGGAGCAAGGGAGAAAACCGCTGCGGCACGCTCCATGCTTGTGGCATGGATCGCGCCTCCGCTCCCGCGAGAGCCGTTCAACCCCGGTCGCTGGCTTGCGTCCTGCACTCAGCGGCTCGCTGCGCTCCGCCACATCGTTCCGGCCTCCAGCCGCTCCCTACGCTTAGCGTATAGAGGGACAGGCCTTCTGTACGAACAATTGATCCAGCAGTAATAACATTATGAATTACTTAATTTTGATCGTTTTTTTTCTTGCCATGCCTTGTAAGGCGGGGCAACCCGAAGCTGATTTTATTGGTCGGTTTCAGGTTGTCTATTTAATCGAAATTGATCCGAGCCTAAAAAAAATTACTGCAGTCCAGAAAATCAAAGGGCCTGCTGTAGAAGTTAAGAACCTCGCTAAAAAATTTAGTTATCTGCTAGTGTTATATAGAGACGCACGAAATAAAGTTAAGGTGGTGTGCACCTCAAACGACTTCCTAACGAAAAGAGGGGGATTTGGCGTAAATGTAAGTTTTTGGCCGGTCGAAGAAGGTTATATAAATGCAAATAATTACGGCAAACTATCCATTGTTGATCTAGAAAAAGAAGGCAATAAATTAGGAGAGGCCGAGAAAGAAGGAAACTAAAGGAGAGGGGGCCGTGTGGAGGGGGGTAATGAATAACTCAACCAAAGTATCGTATCAAGGGACAGGCCTTCTGTAAGAAAAAGGTATTGACTTTAGGTGTTCACATGATTACTCGTTGTTGTCACATAAAGGTCCGTATAGAGGGACAGGCCTTCTGTAGAGAAAAGAGATTGAGACGGTACAGCTGAAGATAACGCGTTAGACGAAAAAGATGATGATTGTAAAAAGGATGAAAAAGACACTACAACTGAATAAATTATTTTTCTTGGTTGCCTTTGGTATTTGTTGCGTTTCCTGCAAAAAAAGCAATGGTTTAGGTTCGAGTGATATCAAGGAAAAACCTGAAAAAGTTTATTCGCTTAATGAAGAGCAAAGAAGTTTAATTAAGGGTTTTACTGATAGATATTCTAGCTCCGTGTATGAGCTGTTACAAGGGGCTGGAATCGGATTTGTGTCCCCTACAGAAACTGAAGAATTTCAAGCCGAGATTACTCCTGAAGGGTTATATGTCATCGGAGATTCCTCTGCTCATGAAAAGATTGCACTTTTTCTGAGGGATTACCTTACCCGTGAATACATAGACTCTCTCTTTGAAGCGACTGAAGCATCAAATGCTGAATGGCTTGGAAAAAAAAAGAACTACTCAGAGAGGGGTCAGAGAGCAATATAGCGTATAGAGGGACACGTATAGAGGGACCGACACGTATAGAGGGACAGGCCTTCTGTAAGAAAAAGGGGTTGACTTTAAGTGTTCATATGATTACTTTTTGTTGTCATGCGTCAGCCACGTTTCATTTCCCCCATGGCGGAGACTGATTCCAGCCTCTACCACTGCATTTCGCGTGTAGTTGACAGACAGTTTATTCTCGGTCGGGTCGAGAAGGATATGTTTGTGCAAATAATGCGTCAATATGAGACGTTTTGCGGCGTCCGGGTGCTTTCCTACTGCATTATGAGCAACCATTTCCACCTGCTTGTGGAAGTTCCACCGAAGAAAAAAGGTGAGGCTATTGTGATGGATGACACGGAGTTCCTGCGGTGCATCAAGCCGCTGTATTCCAAGGCATATTACATCGGGATCGAACAGATGCTGGAGCGCTTCAGGGCCGATGGCGCGGACAATGCGGCCGAAGAGCTGAAGGCGAAATACACCTGCCGCATGCATGACCTCTCCGAATTCATGAAAGGGCTGAAACAGAAATTCACTCAGTGGTATAACGGAGCCAAGGCACGTTGTGGAACCCTCTGGGAAGGCCGTTTCAAGAGTGTGCTGGTGGAGGACGGATATGCCGCCAGAATCATGTGTGCCTATATCGATCTTAACCCTGTTAGGGCGGGCATGGTAGCGAAACCGGAGGACTACAAATGGTGCTCCTACGCTGAGGCAATGCAGCCTAAGGGAAATCAAAAAGCGCGCGGGGGGATCTGCCGAGTTTTAGTCGGAGCAGACGCGTTTGATCAGCAGGCTGACGAGCTCAGGACTGAAAGATTGAAGCAATTAGATGAGGGAGCTTGGGATGAGGGCTTTGGTGAGCGGTATCGGACTCTATTATTTGCAGATGGTGAGGAGGCTTTTGCAGAGGAAATTCACTCTGGGGAAATGCCAGAGAGGAGAAAGTCTCGGCGTGTTAGAAAAGGGTTTCAGCGTAAAGAGGTGGAGAAGGTGTTAGGCCGTGGTGGGAAGCTTACCGTGGGGGAGATGATACGTTGTCGTGTTCGCTATTTCAGCGACGGCATGGCTTTCGGTAGCAAGACCTTTGTGGAAAATGTTTTCCGAGAAGTAAGAAACCGTTTCGGAGCAAAGCGTCAAAGTGGAGCCAGAGCGATGCGAGGCGTCGGCTGGCAGTCTAAGAAGCTCCGGCTTTATTCCATGCGGGAGTTGCGGAAAGATCTGCTTGGTTCGGATAATTGAGGTGCCGATCAAGACCCTCAACAGGCGGTCTGTTGTCGAGAAAAGTGCTGGATGTCAGATGATCATACGTAGGAAACACGAATGCACGGCATCATGGGGCTAGCAAAAAAAACGTCCTGACGCATCTGAACGATGCGGCAGGACGCTGAGATGATCGACTAGTGACTAGTCTTGGATATAAAACCCGGTGGCGTTGATCAGCATGTTGTCGGCTGTTGAGCCGTCGGCGACGACGCCGGTGACCACAAGCTTGCTGAGTTCCTTCATGCCGCCGAGCCCCTTGAGGCCTTCCTTGAGTGGCTTGCCTTCCTCATCAAGGACTTGCACGGTGACGATGGATTGTTTGATCACATCCGGATCATCACAGCAGACGTCCCAAGGGGTGGTGCATTGATCACCTTCGTGGAGGTCGCAGGAGGTTAGCTTGGTGGGGTCGCCCAAGATCATCATGGCACGACCTGCGACAAATGGGGTGGCCCCACCGATAATCTTGCCGCTAACCACAACTTGGTCGCCTTCTTTGGCTGACTGGCGGATCTCAGAGACTTGTTTTGCACCGGAAGGCGCTGAGGTGAGCACCATTGACTGCAAAGAGCTGTCGGTGGCCGCTGGAGGGTTCTCTGTATTGTCCGCGGTTTTCTTCTCGCCGCAGGAGCTAAGGGCAAAAGCGGAGAGGGCTGTTAGTAGGATGTATTTTAGTTTCATAGTTGCTTGTTGGTTAGGATGATCTGAGTGCCTTGGGAAGTGACGGCGAAAGGCAGCGGATCGCCGGGGGGAGAGTTCCGATGGTGCCCAGCAAGACTCCGGTGATGAGTCCGGTCACAATGACCAGCGGGCTGAGCGTGAGGGTAAAGGTTCCGATGGAAAAGGGGACCGTTGTGCCATCGAGTAGGAAGTAGGCGGCGAGGAAGGCGACCAAGGTTCCGGTCAAGGTGGCGAGCAGTGATTCCTGCACCAGTGAGACTAATAGAGCACCACGGGTGTAGCCAATCGACTGCAGTGTGGCCATCTCTCGGATGCGCGAGGCGAAGGCGGCGTAGAGCGTGTTCAGCCCACCGAAAATGGCACCGGCCGAGACAAGGGCAGCCGTAACCCAGGTCATCATTTTGATCGGTTTATAAAAGACACCGAGCTTACTGTAGTAGAGGTCTTCTTGAATGGCAGCGAGCTCCAGATCGTTGCGCTGAAGGGTGAAAACCTGCACGTCATCGAACTCGGCATCACCCAGACGGATGGTGATCGACGATAGGGTATCGCGCTGAGTCAGCGATGCGAGGTCGTTACGGTCAAACCAGATCTCTGATTCTAACACCGTTCCGGGTGCGGCGAAGATGCCGGAAATTTTCAGGCTCTCGTTTTCAAAATAGAGCGTTTTACCGGGCACAAGTTCGGATTCATCGACACCGAGTTTGCGATGGGCGAGTCGGCCGACCATCACTTCGCCTGGGCCAGGGAAGTGTCCTTCGAGCAGCTGCACCGAGGTGTGCACCAGCAGTGCCTTTTCCAAGACACCACGGAGCAGTGCTTGTTCTTTCTGATTCGATTCTGTGCGGATCGGTGCCTGATAGACAATTTCACCTGAGACGGCGCTGACACCGAGATGTTCTTCGAGACCTCGGACACTGGTGGCGGCGCTGGACTCGGCATCGAGATGCACTTCCGATCGCTCGATGGACTCCTCGGAGCCTTTGCCTAACAAGATAACATTTTTAGGCGACCCGGATGCGGATAGCACGGTGTCCATTCCTTGGTTCAGGGCGACGGCGGCGACTAACAGCAGCACAACGAGGGCCGAGCCCCCGACGGTTTGCGCCAGCCGTGATGGATCGCGGAAGAGGTTTCTAAGGGCGTAACTGAATGGTAGCATGGGAAATAGTGATTAGGAAATGGGGATCAGGAAATCGATGGTCTGCGCCTCCGGGGAGGCTGTTATGAGGAGAGTGAATTCACCAGAGGGCGGGCGGTTGCTTTCCATGCCGGATAGACAGAAGCTAACAAACCGAGAAGGAGCGCAACGGTCATGCCGCTGAGGACAACTTGCGGATCTGGCGAGAGAGCGAGAGTCAGTCCTTCGTTACCGATTGTGATGGCACGGAAGTGGAAGAAGATCAGAGATCCAAAAATGCCGACAACACCTCCGATGAGGCCTAACAAGATTCCCTCGATCATCACCATGGCGGCGATGGCTTTTCTGGAAAATCCGAGAGTCTGCAAGATCGCAGTTTCTTTAACACGACCTCGCACAATCAGCAGCACGGCATTGGCCACCAGACCTAACACCGCGAGCACCGCACCGAGACCAAGCCAGCGGGTGAAGCCGATGAGCTCGATCATCTGTTTGGCGGTTTCCGCAAAGAAGGCCTTCTCGGGTCGGGTATTGGTCGGTTGCTGATCGGCTCTGAACGTCTCGTCAATTTTCGCCGCAACCGAATCCAGCTGATCGGCAGAGTCGACACGGACATTGAACTGGGTAACGATACCCAAGCCAATGCGTGAGGCTTGTTGCAAGAAAGGCAGATGCACGTAGGCCACATTGTTGTCCTGCGGTGAATCAGAGCTGATGATGCCGGCAACGTAAACATTCACCCCGACGGCTTCGAATTTATCGCCGGGTTTCAGTCCACGTCTTTGGGCAAAGTTCACCCCCACCAGAGCAGCATCGCTGCGTTTGGTGAAGTCTTCGTAGGAACCTTCCAGCACATTGATACCGGGGTTATATTGTTTCAACGTTTCGGGTGGCACACCACGGAAGGTGATGACATCGAGCGATGCTCCACAGTTGTTCACCGCGATCTGGATGGGGATGACCTCGCGGACTCCTTCGATACGCTGGATCGTGGGCAGGTAATGTTCCGGCAGTCGGGAGGTGGTGGGGCAGAAGCGGTTTTCGCGATAGACCACCAGCGTGGTATCATTGGCATTGGCCTCGGTGGCTTCGGACAGCGAGTGCTGCATCGTCTGCACGGCGGCATAGAGGAACATGCCTGCTGCGACGCCAAGAATGGTCAGCAGCGATCGTAGCCGGTGCCGTGTTAGATTCTTGAGAGCTAAGATGAGTAATTTCATGTTAGGAAGCAGTCAGGTTTTCGATGAGCTGCCCTTTTTCAAGGTGCAGAGTGCGGTGGGCGTCGTCGGCGGCTTTGGGATCGTGAGTCACCATGACGATGGTTTTGCCATGTTCATTGGCGAGCTGGTTCAGCAGTCGCAAAATGGAATCGGCCGACTCGCGGTCGAGGTCACCGGTGGGTTCGTCGGCCACTAACAGACCTGGATCGTGCACGATGGCACGGGCGATAGCGACCCGTTGTTCCTGCCCTCCGGAGAGTTCAGAAGGTCGGTGGTGGGCTCGGTCTGACAGACCGACAAGATCCAGAGCGGCTTCTATTTTTTTCCGGCGTTCGGACTTGCTTGCCTTTCCTAACAGAAGTGGTAGCTCGACGTTTTCGTAAGCAGATAAGATGGGCACCAGGTGATAGAGCTGGAAGATGTAGCCCACGTGTTTCGAACGCCAACGTGTCAGCTCGGCGCGAGACAGGTTGGCGATATCGCGGCCATCGATAAAGAGTTCTCCGGAGGTTGGGGTATCGATTCCTGCGACGAGGTTCAGCAGGGTGGTTTTACCGGAGCCGGACGGCCCCATGAGGGCGAGGAACTCACCGAGAGGCACCTCGAGCGAGAGCTT
This Oceaniferula flava DNA region includes the following protein-coding sequences:
- a CDS encoding transposase translates to MRQPRFISPMAETDSSLYHCISRVVDRQFILGRVEKDMFVQIMRQYETFCGVRVLSYCIMSNHFHLLVEVPPKKKGEAIVMDDTEFLRCIKPLYSKAYYIGIEQMLERFRADGADNAAEELKAKYTCRMHDLSEFMKGLKQKFTQWYNGAKARCGTLWEGRFKSVLVEDGYAARIMCAYIDLNPVRAGMVAKPEDYKWCSYAEAMQPKGNQKARGGICRVLVGADAFDQQADELRTERLKQLDEGAWDEGFGERYRTLLFADGEEAFAEEIHSGEMPERRKSRRVRKGFQRKEVEKVLGRGGKLTVGEMIRCRVRYFSDGMAFGSKTFVENVFREVRNRFGAKRQSGARAMRGVGWQSKKLRLYSMRELRKDLLGSDN
- a CDS encoding ABC transporter ATP-binding protein; translation: MSFISIRTLSKSYSKGKSTITPLDKLSLEVPLGEFLALMGPSGSGKTTLLNLVAGIDTPTSGELFIDGRDIANLSRAELTRWRSKHVGYIFQLYHLVPILSAYENVELPLLLGKASKSERRKKIEAALDLVGLSDRAHHRPSELSGGQEQRVAIARAIVHDPGLLVADEPTGDLDRESADSILRLLNQLANEHGKTIVMVTHDPKAADDAHRTLHLEKGQLIENLTAS
- a CDS encoding ABC transporter permease: MLPFSYALRNLFRDPSRLAQTVGGSALVVLLLVAAVALNQGMDTVLSASGSPKNVILLGKGSEESIERSEVHLDAESSAATSVRGLEEHLGVSAVSGEIVYQAPIRTESNQKEQALLRGVLEKALLVHTSVQLLEGHFPGPGEVMVGRLAHRKLGVDESELVPGKTLYFENESLKISGIFAAPGTVLESEIWFDRNDLASLTQRDTLSSITIRLGDAEFDDVQVFTLQRNDLELAAIQEDLYYSKLGVFYKPIKMMTWVTAALVSAGAIFGGLNTLYAAFASRIREMATLQSIGYTRGALLVSLVQESLLATLTGTLVAFLAAYFLLDGTTVPFSIGTFTLTLSPLVIVTGLITGVLLGTIGTLPPAIRCLSPSLPKALRSS
- a CDS encoding ABC transporter permease; amino-acid sequence: MKLLILALKNLTRHRLRSLLTILGVAAGMFLYAAVQTMQHSLSEATEANANDTTLVVYRENRFCPTTSRLPEHYLPTIQRIEGVREVIPIQIAVNNCGASLDVITFRGVPPETLKQYNPGINVLEGSYEDFTKRSDAALVGVNFAQRRGLKPGDKFEAVGVNVYVAGIISSDSPQDNNVAYVHLPFLQQASRIGLGIVTQFNVRVDSADQLDSVAAKIDETFRADQQPTNTRPEKAFFAETAKQMIELIGFTRWLGLGAVLAVLGLVANAVLLIVRGRVKETAILQTLGFSRKAIAAMVMIEGILLGLIGGVVGIFGSLIFFHFRAITIGNEGLTLALSPDPQVVLSGMTVALLLGLLASVYPAWKATARPLVNSLSS